One Salinimonas marina DNA segment encodes these proteins:
- a CDS encoding DUF2884 family protein — MKLTAIALLLLTTSSVLAHSDTDCDININGDLEYTPTLLTLTQTNGDVVTISKDHDLTINREAVSLTARQQEWVSGYYDSISEAVPLTMTLASDALSLANSALIETFGQLLGEDDELIQDFQTAFDDMRSELKQKFESKDGHFKITRHDTKESGWTGQAWASEFEQRIEDLAERATGRILMSLGAQMLSGEESMEDFGERMEAFGEDMEQRIEGQADAIETKAEDLCEILYQADHYENKLQDHVTGLEQFNILNVKSDSSKM, encoded by the coding sequence ATGAAACTGACGGCTATTGCTTTATTGTTGCTCACCACGTCATCGGTGCTGGCTCACAGTGATACCGACTGTGATATCAATATCAACGGCGATCTTGAATACACCCCCACCTTGTTAACCCTGACCCAAACCAATGGCGATGTGGTTACCATCAGTAAGGATCATGACCTGACCATCAATCGCGAAGCGGTGTCACTGACGGCCAGACAACAGGAGTGGGTAAGCGGCTATTACGATTCGATTAGTGAAGCCGTGCCCCTGACCATGACGCTTGCGTCTGATGCGTTATCTCTGGCCAACAGTGCCCTTATCGAAACCTTCGGACAGCTGCTGGGAGAAGATGATGAACTGATTCAAGATTTTCAGACAGCTTTTGATGATATGCGTAGCGAACTGAAGCAAAAATTCGAGTCTAAAGACGGCCATTTTAAAATCACCCGCCACGATACAAAAGAGTCAGGGTGGACCGGGCAAGCCTGGGCCAGCGAATTTGAACAACGTATCGAAGATTTGGCGGAGCGTGCGACCGGCCGTATATTGATGAGCCTGGGCGCCCAAATGCTCAGTGGTGAGGAAAGCATGGAAGATTTTGGGGAACGGATGGAAGCCTTTGGCGAAGATATGGAGCAGCGCATAGAAGGTCAGGCTGACGCTATCGAAACCAAAGCTGAAGACTTATGTGAAATTTTGTATCAGGCCGACCACTACGAAAACAAACTTCAGGATCATGTCACCGGCCTGGAGCAGTTTAATATACTCAATGTTAAGTCTGACTCGTCAAAAATGTAA
- a CDS encoding mechanosensitive ion channel family protein, giving the protein MELSDSGRALFQSFLEKLIPSINPDDTMYKLLAAAVIVTIALLVYIVVRLLVNFYAERLIKKTKSGWDDALLAHGFFTRLVHLAPALTIYLMTPVLIEETGLLHGLLVKTSLLYMMYTALLTIFSLLSTLEYMYNASYLANRASITGFIQVGKLMFSILVLLLSISIIIERNPLLILSGLTALAAVLLLIFRDTILGFVAGIQIAANRMFKNGDWIQLTKYEVDGEIQEIGLTNVKVQNWDMTISTLPTYSLTNEAVKNWRGMEESGGRRIKRAIYIDIHSIKLCDDAMLERFGKIRYLSEYIDKKLNELRVYHKDYDIDETDLLNSRRLTNIGTFRAYLQNYLSKHPKINQSLTYMVRQLPPNELGLPLELYCFSIEKSWTNYESVQAEIFDHVLAMLDTFDLRAYQRDSHIMVANRAEKPTMTLPAGTS; this is encoded by the coding sequence GTGGAACTTTCTGATTCTGGCCGGGCGTTATTTCAGTCTTTTCTTGAAAAGCTGATCCCATCAATAAATCCGGACGACACCATGTACAAGCTGTTGGCCGCCGCGGTTATCGTTACCATAGCGTTGCTGGTGTATATTGTGGTGCGGTTACTGGTTAACTTTTATGCTGAGCGACTCATCAAAAAAACCAAGAGTGGCTGGGACGATGCGCTTCTGGCACATGGTTTTTTCACCCGGCTGGTCCATCTGGCTCCCGCCCTGACCATCTATTTAATGACACCGGTGTTAATTGAAGAAACCGGGCTGCTGCATGGCTTGCTGGTGAAAACATCCTTGCTGTATATGATGTATACCGCCCTGCTGACGATTTTCTCGCTGTTATCGACGCTGGAATATATGTACAACGCGTCCTATCTGGCCAACCGCGCCTCGATTACCGGCTTTATTCAGGTCGGCAAACTGATGTTTTCTATTCTGGTGCTGCTGCTCAGTATCTCGATTATTATCGAGCGCAATCCGCTGCTTATATTGTCAGGTCTGACCGCACTGGCAGCTGTGTTGTTGCTGATTTTTCGCGACACTATTTTGGGTTTTGTGGCCGGCATACAGATTGCCGCCAACCGTATGTTTAAAAATGGCGACTGGATTCAGCTAACCAAATACGAGGTAGATGGTGAAATTCAGGAGATTGGCCTGACCAATGTAAAAGTACAGAACTGGGATATGACCATTTCTACATTGCCGACTTACTCCTTAACTAACGAAGCCGTAAAAAACTGGCGGGGTATGGAGGAGTCAGGCGGACGCCGCATCAAACGCGCCATTTATATAGATATTCATTCCATTAAATTGTGCGATGACGCGATGCTGGAGCGCTTTGGAAAAATTCGGTATTTATCAGAATATATTGATAAAAAATTAAATGAGCTGCGGGTCTATCACAAAGATTATGATATTGATGAGACCGATTTGCTCAATAGCCGCCGACTGACCAACATCGGTACCTTTCGGGCCTATCTGCAAAATTATTTGAGTAAACACCCCAAGATAAATCAGTCGCTTACCTACATGGTGCGGCAGCTGCCGCCGAACGAACTAGGACTGCCGCTGGAGTTGTATTGTTTCAGTATCGAAAAGTCCTGGACCAATTATGAATCGGTGCAGGCAGAGATATTTGATCATGTCCTGGCGATGCTCGACACCTTTGACCTGCGCGCCTATCAGCGCGACAGCCATATTATGGTGGCCAATCGCGCTGAAAAACCCACCATGACGTTACCGGCGGGCACGTCATAA
- a CDS encoding acyltransferase has product MKVVLAPFIFIVHISAQIVNLALWGSLIIGFGLIRFLIPVAPVQQLLAILMQHFLLTFGKVSVWLIRAFNPVVIERRFSDPVSRDNWYLIVANHLSYLDIILLIELASERFPAPKFFLKKELIWLPFVGLGAWALDMPFMRRYSAAHVTKHPHLKGKDIETTRRYCQKFVHSPTTVINFVEGTRFTPSKHAMRNSGFNCLLPPKAGGVAFTLATMGDLFTNILDISLVYPENRKHPMMAMLCGQMRHIIIDVNVLEVPPHTQGDYFNDDTYRTQFQHWLNGLWKAKDQRISFLLGNK; this is encoded by the coding sequence ATGAAAGTTGTATTAGCTCCGTTTATTTTTATTGTTCACATCAGTGCCCAAATCGTTAACCTTGCCCTGTGGGGCAGTCTGATCATCGGTTTTGGACTGATTCGGTTTTTGATCCCGGTGGCACCTGTTCAGCAGTTGCTGGCAATACTTATGCAGCATTTTTTACTGACCTTCGGCAAGGTTAGTGTATGGCTGATTCGTGCGTTTAATCCGGTGGTGATTGAGCGCCGGTTCAGCGACCCCGTATCCCGGGACAACTGGTATTTGATTGTGGCCAATCACTTAAGTTATCTGGATATTATTTTGCTGATAGAGCTGGCCAGTGAGCGCTTTCCCGCACCCAAGTTTTTTCTTAAGAAGGAACTTATCTGGCTTCCTTTTGTAGGCCTGGGTGCCTGGGCGTTGGATATGCCTTTTATGCGGCGTTACTCCGCCGCGCATGTGACCAAACACCCCCACCTTAAAGGCAAAGATATCGAAACCACCCGTCGCTACTGCCAAAAGTTTGTGCACTCCCCCACCACGGTGATTAATTTTGTGGAAGGCACCCGTTTTACTCCTTCCAAACATGCCATGCGCAACAGTGGCTTTAACTGTTTACTGCCGCCCAAAGCCGGAGGGGTGGCTTTTACCCTGGCGACCATGGGTGATCTTTTCACAAATATACTGGATATTTCATTGGTGTATCCTGAAAACCGAAAGCATCCGATGATGGCCATGCTGTGTGGACAAATGCGCCATATTATTATCGATGTCAATGTGCTTGAGGTACCACCCCACACCCAGGGTGACTATTTCAATGACGACACCTACCGCACGCAATTTCAGCATTGGCTCAATGGTCTTTGGAAAGCAAAAGATCAACGCATATCTTTTTTGTTGGGGAATAAATAG
- a CDS encoding acyltransferase, with product MLKNLGHHLIGSLSLIFYVVNTVFWATPIFLLSICKLIPLSGWQRFITYLLDGCATAWISVNYFNQQLFSRTRWQVSGLDQVSPQDWYLVTANHQSWVDILVLQRVFNRKIPFLKFFLKKELIWVPVLGLAWWALDFPFMRRYTKDFLAKNPHMKGKDMETTRRACEKFQHKPVSIMNFVEGTRFTECKHQKQQSPFTHLLKPRAGGIAFVLSAMGDKLHKLIDVTIDYPQGVPSFWDFVSGRVSQVRVHIDVTPISDITQGGFFSDTYFSDPAQRARFQTWLNQRWTQKDNLLTSLNSTQTPL from the coding sequence ATGCTTAAAAACCTGGGCCACCATTTGATTGGGTCTCTGTCACTTATATTTTATGTTGTGAATACGGTGTTCTGGGCGACACCGATTTTTTTATTGTCGATCTGTAAATTGATTCCGCTGTCTGGCTGGCAGCGTTTTATCACTTACCTGCTCGATGGGTGTGCTACGGCGTGGATCAGTGTTAACTACTTTAACCAGCAACTTTTCAGTCGCACCCGATGGCAGGTGTCAGGATTAGACCAGGTATCACCACAAGACTGGTATTTGGTCACGGCGAATCATCAGTCCTGGGTTGATATCTTGGTGTTGCAACGGGTTTTCAATCGCAAAATTCCATTTTTAAAGTTTTTTCTTAAAAAAGAACTGATTTGGGTGCCGGTGCTGGGGTTAGCCTGGTGGGCACTCGACTTTCCTTTTATGCGCCGTTATACCAAAGACTTTCTGGCTAAAAATCCCCATATGAAAGGGAAAGACATGGAAACCACGCGCCGGGCCTGTGAAAAGTTTCAGCATAAGCCGGTCAGTATCATGAACTTTGTGGAAGGCACACGATTCACTGAATGTAAGCATCAAAAACAGCAGTCACCGTTTACCCACCTGTTAAAACCGCGGGCCGGAGGGATCGCCTTTGTGCTCTCAGCGATGGGTGACAAGTTACATAAACTGATTGATGTCACCATTGATTACCCCCAGGGCGTACCGTCCTTCTGGGATTTTGTGAGTGGCCGGGTCAGCCAGGTGCGGGTGCATATCGATGTAACCCCAATCAGTGATATCACCCAAGGCGGCTTTTTCAGTGATACCTATTTTTCAGATCCAGCGCAGCGGGCCCGTTTTCAGACCTGGTTGAATCAACGCTGGACCCAAAAAGATAACCTACTGACGTCGTTAAACTCTACACAAACACCACTATGA
- a CDS encoding S-(hydroxymethyl)glutathione dehydrogenase/class III alcohol dehydrogenase, with protein MEGQPITCKAAVAWEAGKPLSIEQIEVAAPKAGEVRIKVLASGVCHTDAFTLSGDDPEGTFPAVLGHEGGGVVESVGEGVTSVKPGDHVIPLYTPECGECKFCKSGKTNLCGKIRETQGKGLMPDGTTRFTKDGEPIYHYMGTSTFSEYTVLPEISLAKVNQEAPLEEVCLLGCGVTTGIGAVLNTAKVEEGATVAIFGLGGIGLAAIIGSEMAKAKRIIAIDINEDKFELAKKLGATDLVNPKDYDKPIQEVIVEMTDGGVDYSFECIGNTEVMRSALECCHKGWGESVIIGVAGAGQEISTRPFQLVTGRVWRGSAFGGVKGRSELPGMVDQYLNGDIPLKTFITHTMSLEEINDAFDYMHGGESIRSVVHFDALKG; from the coding sequence ATGGAAGGTCAACCGATTACGTGCAAGGCAGCGGTAGCCTGGGAAGCAGGCAAACCGTTATCTATTGAACAAATTGAAGTGGCAGCGCCAAAAGCAGGCGAGGTACGCATCAAAGTACTGGCCAGTGGTGTCTGTCATACCGATGCATTTACCTTATCGGGCGATGATCCTGAAGGCACATTTCCGGCGGTATTAGGCCATGAAGGCGGTGGTGTAGTTGAGTCGGTAGGTGAGGGCGTAACCTCAGTAAAACCAGGCGATCATGTTATTCCTTTGTACACCCCCGAATGTGGTGAGTGTAAATTCTGTAAATCCGGAAAAACCAATCTGTGCGGTAAGATTCGTGAAACCCAGGGTAAAGGCCTGATGCCGGATGGTACTACCCGCTTTACCAAAGATGGTGAGCCAATTTACCACTATATGGGGACCTCCACCTTTTCTGAATACACTGTTCTGCCGGAGATTTCCCTGGCCAAAGTAAACCAGGAAGCCCCGTTAGAAGAAGTTTGTTTGCTAGGGTGCGGTGTCACTACCGGCATCGGGGCGGTGCTTAATACCGCGAAAGTGGAAGAGGGCGCGACGGTTGCTATCTTCGGATTGGGCGGCATCGGGCTGGCCGCGATCATTGGTTCGGAAATGGCCAAAGCCAAGCGCATTATCGCCATTGATATCAATGAAGATAAATTCGAGCTGGCGAAAAAGCTGGGGGCCACCGACTTGGTGAATCCCAAAGACTACGATAAACCGATTCAGGAGGTTATCGTTGAGATGACCGATGGCGGTGTTGATTACTCTTTCGAGTGTATTGGCAATACGGAGGTTATGCGTTCTGCGCTGGAGTGTTGTCATAAAGGCTGGGGTGAGTCGGTTATTATTGGTGTGGCCGGCGCCGGTCAGGAAATTTCAACTCGTCCATTCCAGCTGGTTACCGGTCGGGTCTGGCGTGGCAGCGCCTTTGGTGGCGTTAAAGGACGCTCAGAATTACCCGGTATGGTCGATCAGTATCTCAATGGGGATATTCCGCTGAAAACCTTTATCACCCATACGATGTCGCTGGAAGAAATTAACGATGCGTTTGATTATATGCACGGCGGCGAGAGTATTCGCAGCGTGGTGCATTTTGATGCGCTTAAGGGGTAG
- the fghA gene encoding S-formylglutathione hydrolase, whose protein sequence is MELVSENRAFGGTHSRYSHASATVNCDMTFAVFLPPFASADNPVPVLYWLSGLTCNDENFMQKAGAMKLAAQLGMAIVAPDTSPRGDHVADVDSYDMGKGAGFYVNATQSPYAEHYQMYDYVTKELPALIEREFPVTRERAISGHSMGGHGALVIALRNPKQYVSVSAFSPVANPVNCPWGKQAFSAYLGDNEQDWRGYDASVLLAEKQHYIPMLVEQGRSDQFLTEQLKPEALISAAQQSDTQLTLNMHEGYDHSYFFIASFIDEHLQFHAANLGLI, encoded by the coding sequence GTGGAATTAGTAAGCGAAAACCGGGCCTTCGGAGGCACCCATAGCCGCTACAGTCATGCCTCGGCTACGGTAAATTGTGACATGACCTTTGCGGTATTTTTGCCACCCTTTGCCTCGGCGGATAATCCGGTGCCGGTGCTGTACTGGTTATCGGGCCTCACCTGCAATGACGAAAACTTCATGCAAAAAGCAGGGGCAATGAAGCTGGCGGCGCAACTGGGGATGGCGATTGTGGCCCCTGACACCAGTCCCAGGGGCGACCATGTAGCAGATGTCGACAGCTATGATATGGGCAAAGGTGCAGGGTTTTATGTCAACGCAACCCAGTCTCCCTACGCTGAGCATTATCAGATGTATGACTATGTCACCAAAGAGTTACCGGCGCTAATTGAAAGGGAATTTCCGGTGACCCGGGAGCGTGCGATCAGCGGCCATTCTATGGGTGGTCACGGCGCATTGGTGATTGCGCTGCGTAATCCCAAACAGTATGTATCAGTGTCGGCCTTCAGTCCGGTGGCAAATCCGGTGAATTGTCCCTGGGGTAAGCAGGCATTTAGTGCCTACCTGGGCGATAATGAACAAGATTGGCGAGGGTATGATGCGTCGGTGCTGCTGGCCGAAAAGCAACATTACATCCCGATGCTGGTAGAGCAGGGCCGAAGCGATCAGTTTTTAACTGAACAGCTCAAGCCGGAGGCTCTGATCAGCGCCGCGCAACAATCAGATACTCAGCTGACCCTCAATATGCATGAAGGCTATGATCATAGTTATTTCTTCATCGCCTCGTTTATTGATGAGCATCTGCAGTTTCATGCGGCCAATCTGGGGTTGATATAA